In Listeria monocytogenes, the following proteins share a genomic window:
- a CDS encoding PTS lactose/cellobiose transporter subunit IIA: MDLEQTIMSLIVFGGNAKSDAMLAIDSAKKGDFAQADEQIAQAEQALLEAHHSQTKLIQGEARGEKTEVSLLLVHAQDHLMNAITFKDLAKEIVDLYKNK; the protein is encoded by the coding sequence ATGGATTTAGAGCAAACTATTATGAGCTTGATCGTGTTCGGTGGTAACGCTAAAAGCGATGCTATGTTAGCCATTGATTCCGCTAAAAAAGGGGATTTTGCTCAAGCAGACGAACAAATCGCCCAAGCAGAACAAGCACTACTTGAAGCGCATCATTCTCAAACAAAACTTATACAAGGTGAAGCACGTGGCGAAAAAACAGAAGTTTCCCTTCTACTCGTTCACGCACAAGACCACTTAATGAATGCAATCACTTTCAAAGATTTAGCGAAAGAAATTGTAGACCTTTATAAGAATAAATAA
- a CDS encoding PTS sugar transporter subunit IIC: MNGFIAFMEKYFIPYAAKIGGQRHLVAIRDGFITTMPLMILGSFAVLINNFPIPAYQKFMNNLFGEGTWQAFGGNVWNGTFAILALLIAFTVAYNLAKSYDKDPLSSAVVSVATFFTIGAIAPGADGVANTGGLGSTGLFLALIIAILSTEIFTRLSGSPKLVINMPDGVPPAVSRSFAALFPAMITVSIFGLITAFFQAAGVTNLVISFYELVQEPFMGLANSLPAALLLAFVSAFLWFFGLHGANIIDPFMQTINIPAIEANVKALEAGKELPYIVNKPFFDSFVNLGGTGATIGLIIAIFIVARKHKAYMTVSKLSAAPGIFNINEPMMFGLPIVLNPIMFIPYILAPLVLVTVAYFATAIGWVPACTIVTPWTTPPIIGGALATQSIAGGVLAAVNLGLSILIFLPFAKIAQIQELRREKEALAAEGVTAE, from the coding sequence ATGAATGGTTTTATCGCATTTATGGAGAAATATTTCATTCCCTACGCTGCCAAAATTGGTGGACAACGTCATTTAGTAGCAATCCGTGATGGTTTCATTACAACTATGCCACTTATGATTCTAGGGTCTTTCGCCGTTTTAATTAACAACTTCCCAATTCCAGCTTACCAAAAGTTCATGAATAACTTATTTGGTGAAGGAACTTGGCAAGCATTCGGCGGAAACGTTTGGAACGGTACTTTTGCTATCTTAGCATTACTTATCGCTTTCACTGTAGCTTACAACTTAGCTAAATCTTATGACAAAGATCCACTTTCTTCCGCAGTAGTTTCTGTAGCAACTTTCTTCACTATTGGCGCAATTGCTCCAGGTGCTGACGGCGTTGCAAACACTGGTGGTCTTGGATCAACTGGTCTTTTCTTAGCACTTATTATTGCAATTCTTTCCACTGAAATCTTCACTCGTTTAAGTGGTAGCCCGAAACTTGTTATCAACATGCCTGATGGTGTTCCACCGGCAGTTTCTCGTTCATTCGCAGCTTTATTCCCTGCAATGATCACTGTTTCTATCTTTGGTCTTATCACTGCGTTCTTCCAAGCAGCTGGTGTGACTAACTTAGTAATTTCTTTCTACGAATTAGTACAAGAACCATTCATGGGTCTTGCAAACTCCTTGCCAGCAGCTTTATTATTGGCATTTGTTTCTGCTTTCCTTTGGTTCTTTGGTTTACACGGTGCGAACATTATCGACCCGTTCATGCAAACAATCAACATCCCAGCTATCGAAGCTAACGTAAAAGCACTAGAAGCTGGTAAAGAACTTCCTTACATCGTTAACAAACCTTTCTTTGACTCTTTCGTTAACTTAGGCGGAACTGGGGCAACTATCGGTTTAATCATTGCTATCTTTATCGTAGCTCGTAAACATAAAGCGTACATGACAGTTTCTAAATTGTCTGCAGCGCCAGGTATTTTCAACATTAACGAACCAATGATGTTTGGTCTTCCAATCGTCTTGAATCCAATTATGTTCATTCCGTACATCTTGGCACCACTTGTACTTGTAACTGTAGCTTACTTTGCAACAGCTATCGGTTGGGTACCAGCTTGTACTATCGTAACTCCTTGGACTACACCACCAATTATCGGTGGAGCACTTGCAACACAAAGTATCGCTGGTGGCGTACTTGCAGCTGTAAACTTAGGTCTATCTATCCTAATCTTCCTTCCATTCGCGAAAATTGCTCAAATCCAAGAGCTACGTCGTGAAAAAGAAGCACTTGCTGCTGAAGGCGTTACTGCAGAATAA
- a CDS encoding FtsW/RodA/SpoVE family cell cycle protein, protein MKRDVLYNRIILSVFLLSLVSCVAIYYAQQTNQYNTNFLGMQLVFLAIGTLTCFGVSRLPVEFLRHHAIWLYVIMVITLLGILIPNPLVQNINGATRWYRFAGLSFQPSEVVKSIFIFVLAHFAVKYQAQKWKQLGILTVLTGIVLLLIMKQPDLGTTIVYGVTALAIILLAIKSTKLMVGIITLILTAATVGMYVVVYHISLLEKIGFHAYQFSRIQTWLDPTTDPDAVYQLNLSIKAVGSGMMTGSSGTNAYIPESHTDMIFSTIGHQFGFVGVSLLLILFMLLIHQLIMAALLMKNTFSSLVLAGFAVSFAFNIFENIGMTVGLMPLTGIPLPFISYGGSAVLGNFIAVGVVLAIIRSDADLIEEKNQLS, encoded by the coding sequence ATGAAACGAGATGTACTTTATAACCGGATTATTTTATCGGTGTTCTTATTGTCTTTAGTTAGTTGTGTGGCAATCTATTATGCGCAGCAGACAAATCAGTACAATACGAATTTTTTAGGAATGCAATTGGTGTTTTTAGCAATTGGGACGCTTACGTGTTTTGGTGTTTCTAGGCTTCCGGTGGAGTTTTTGCGACATCATGCGATTTGGTTGTATGTGATTATGGTCATTACGCTCCTAGGTATACTCATTCCTAATCCTTTAGTACAAAATATAAATGGGGCGACACGTTGGTATCGTTTTGCAGGGCTATCTTTTCAACCTTCTGAAGTAGTAAAATCCATATTTATCTTTGTATTGGCGCATTTTGCAGTGAAATATCAAGCACAAAAATGGAAACAATTAGGGATTCTGACGGTGCTTACTGGGATAGTATTACTATTAATTATGAAACAACCAGACCTTGGTACGACGATTGTTTACGGGGTTACGGCGCTAGCGATTATTTTACTGGCAATTAAATCAACCAAACTGATGGTCGGAATTATTACGTTAATCTTAACAGCTGCAACAGTTGGGATGTATGTTGTCGTGTATCACATTAGCTTATTAGAGAAAATTGGGTTTCATGCGTACCAGTTTTCGCGGATTCAGACGTGGCTTGATCCAACAACTGACCCAGACGCCGTGTACCAACTTAACTTGTCGATAAAGGCGGTTGGTTCGGGGATGATGACTGGTAGTTCGGGGACAAATGCGTATATCCCTGAAAGCCATACTGATATGATTTTTAGTACGATTGGGCATCAGTTTGGGTTTGTTGGTGTAAGTTTGTTGTTAATTTTATTTATGCTACTTATCCATCAATTAATTATGGCAGCGCTATTGATGAAGAATACCTTTTCTTCGCTTGTTTTAGCGGGCTTTGCAGTGAGTTTTGCCTTTAATATTTTTGAAAATATTGGCATGACTGTTGGGCTTATGCCGCTGACAGGGATCCCGCTTCCATTCATTAGTTATGGTGGGAGTGCTGTGCTAGGTAATTTTATTGCAGTGGGTGTAGTGCTAGCGATTATCCGGTCAGATGCCGATTTAATAGAAGAAAAAAACCAGCTGTCATGA